A part of Solicola gregarius genomic DNA contains:
- the secY gene encoding preprotein translocase subunit SecY: MLGAFVNAFKTPDLRRKLLFVLFIIVLFRLGSTLPAPGVDVANVEACFTSASEGNQAGLFTLINVFSGGALLQLTVFALGIMPYITASIILQLLTVVIPRLEALKKEGQSGQAKITQYTRYLTLGLAVLQGTGIVALARSGNLFGSSCDLPLLHDPDSIVQFLITVLTMVAGTSVIMWFGELITDRGIGNGMSIMIFTQVVATFPGAMWTIRQQSGWRTFAIVIVIGLAVVAAVIFIEQAQRRIPVQYARRMVGRRMFGGSSTYIPLKVNQAGIIPVIFASSLMYIPALMSQFNQDAPWSGWVNSHFVKGDHPLYMATYFALIIFFTYFYVSITFNPKEVSDNMKKYGGFIPGIRAGKPTEEYLGYVLSRITLPGALYLGLISMIPLIAFVLINANQNFPFGGTTILIIVGVGLDTVKQIESQLQQRNYEGFLR, translated from the coding sequence GTGCTAGGCGCCTTCGTCAACGCGTTCAAGACGCCCGACCTGCGACGCAAGTTGCTGTTCGTGCTGTTCATCATCGTGTTGTTCCGGCTCGGCTCGACTCTCCCCGCGCCGGGCGTGGACGTCGCGAATGTCGAGGCCTGCTTCACCAGCGCCTCCGAGGGCAACCAGGCCGGCCTCTTCACCCTGATCAACGTCTTCTCCGGCGGTGCACTGCTGCAGTTGACGGTCTTTGCGCTCGGCATCATGCCCTACATCACGGCGAGCATCATCCTGCAGCTGCTGACCGTCGTCATCCCGCGGCTGGAGGCCCTGAAGAAGGAGGGGCAGTCCGGCCAGGCGAAGATCACCCAGTACACCCGGTACCTCACGCTCGGCCTCGCGGTCCTGCAGGGCACCGGCATCGTCGCGCTCGCGCGTTCGGGCAACCTGTTCGGCAGCTCCTGTGACCTACCGCTGCTGCACGACCCCGACAGCATCGTGCAGTTCCTGATCACGGTGCTCACGATGGTCGCCGGCACCTCGGTGATCATGTGGTTCGGCGAGCTGATCACCGACCGCGGCATCGGCAACGGCATGTCGATCATGATCTTCACCCAGGTCGTCGCGACGTTCCCGGGTGCGATGTGGACGATCCGCCAGCAGAGCGGCTGGCGTACGTTCGCGATCGTCATCGTGATCGGCCTCGCGGTCGTCGCCGCGGTGATCTTCATCGAACAGGCGCAGCGACGCATTCCGGTGCAGTACGCGCGCCGGATGGTCGGGCGCCGCATGTTCGGCGGCTCCTCGACGTACATCCCGCTGAAGGTCAACCAGGCCGGCATCATCCCGGTCATCTTCGCCTCCAGCCTGATGTACATCCCCGCGCTCATGTCGCAGTTCAACCAGGACGCACCATGGTCGGGGTGGGTCAACAGCCACTTCGTCAAGGGTGACCACCCGCTCTACATGGCGACCTATTTCGCGCTCATCATCTTCTTCACGTACTTCTATGTGTCGATCACCTTCAACCCCAAGGAGGTGTCCGACAACATGAAGAAGTACGGCGGCTTCATCCCCGGGATCCGGGCGGGCAAGCCGACGGAGGAGTACTTGGGGTACGTCCTGTCCCGTATCACGCTGCCGGGTGCGCTCTACCTCGGCCTGATCTCGATGATCCCGCTGATCGCGTTCGTACTGATCAACGCGAACCAGAACTTCCCGTTCGGCGGTACGACGATCCTGATCATCGTCGGTGTCGGGCTCGACACCGTCAAGCAGATCGAGAGCCAGCTGCAGCAGCGCAACTATGAAGGGTTCCTTCGCTGA
- a CDS encoding adenylate kinase, with product MRMLLMGPPGAGKGTQAVRLSAMLSVPQISTGDIFRANVSEGTELGKTAQSYMDAGEYVPDEVTNAMVRDRLNQDDARRGFLLDGYPRTLDQVRTLDDILAEQHGELDAVLELSVDSEELIGRLLKRAQESGRADDTEDVIRHRQEVYVEQTAPLVATYEQRGLLVRVDGMGDVDEVGVRITAALAERGITAPSETAVSDEGA from the coding sequence ATGCGTATGTTGTTGATGGGCCCGCCCGGCGCCGGCAAGGGCACGCAGGCCGTCCGGTTGTCCGCGATGTTGTCCGTGCCGCAGATCTCGACGGGCGACATCTTCCGCGCGAACGTGTCCGAGGGCACCGAGCTCGGCAAGACGGCGCAGTCGTACATGGACGCCGGCGAGTACGTACCCGACGAGGTCACGAACGCGATGGTGCGCGACCGGCTGAACCAGGACGACGCGCGTCGCGGATTCCTGCTCGACGGCTACCCGCGCACGCTCGACCAGGTGCGTACGCTCGACGACATCCTCGCCGAGCAGCACGGCGAGCTCGATGCCGTGCTCGAGCTGTCCGTCGACTCCGAGGAGCTCATCGGGCGGTTGCTCAAGCGCGCGCAGGAGTCGGGGCGCGCCGACGACACCGAGGACGTCATCCGGCACCGCCAGGAGGTGTACGTCGAGCAGACGGCGCCGCTGGTGGCGACGTACGAGCAGCGCGGGCTGCTGGTACGCGTCGACGGCATGGGTGACGTCGACGAGGTCGGTGTCCGCATCACCGCCGCGCTCGCGGAGCGGGGCATCACGGCACCGAGCGAAACCGCGGTGTCCGACGAAGGCGCCTGA
- the map gene encoding type I methionyl aminopeptidase, whose amino-acid sequence MGLLDRGIEIKRPEQIERMREAGIVTREALDLVRDHVRPGVTTGELDEIAETHIRSRGAVPNFKGYHGFPGTICTSVNDIVVHGIPGDRELRRGDIISIDCGAIVDGWHGDAAITVAVGPVPDEVLEMMAVCEESMWRGIAAARLGGRVTDIGHSIETYVRERGSYGIVEDYVGHGIGSAMHQPPNVPNYGKPGRGPKLVTGLVLAVEPMITQGTIDTRVLPDEWTVETVDGSWSAHYENTFTLTDAGTWVLTELDGGKAKLSDLGIPYGGR is encoded by the coding sequence GTGGGCCTGCTCGACCGGGGCATCGAGATCAAGCGTCCCGAGCAGATCGAGCGCATGCGCGAGGCGGGCATCGTCACGCGTGAGGCGCTCGACCTCGTGCGTGACCATGTACGTCCGGGCGTGACGACCGGAGAGCTCGACGAGATCGCCGAGACGCACATCCGCTCGCGCGGTGCCGTGCCCAACTTCAAGGGATATCACGGCTTTCCCGGCACGATCTGCACGTCCGTCAACGACATCGTCGTCCACGGCATCCCGGGCGATCGGGAGCTGCGCCGGGGCGACATCATCTCGATCGACTGTGGTGCGATCGTCGACGGCTGGCACGGCGATGCGGCGATCACCGTCGCCGTCGGGCCGGTGCCCGACGAGGTGCTCGAGATGATGGCCGTCTGCGAGGAGTCGATGTGGCGCGGCATCGCCGCCGCTCGGCTCGGCGGGCGGGTCACCGACATCGGTCACTCGATCGAGACGTACGTGCGCGAGCGCGGCTCGTACGGGATCGTGGAGGACTACGTCGGCCACGGAATCGGGTCGGCGATGCATCAGCCGCCGAACGTACCGAACTACGGCAAACCCGGGCGCGGGCCGAAGCTGGTCACGGGGCTCGTACTCGCGGTCGAGCCGATGATCACCCAGGGAACGATCGACACCCGGGTGCTCCCCGACGAGTGGACGGTCGAGACGGTCGACGGGTCCTGGTCGGCCCACTACGAGAACACCTTCACGCTCACCGACGCCGGCACCTGGGTGCTCACCGAGCTCGACGGCGGCAAGGCGAAGCTGTCCGACCTCGGCATCCCCTACGGCGGACGGTGA
- a CDS encoding MFS transporter has product MASTGPDEATGNAQEDVPPGVLKRAVAASAMGNATEWFDYGVYAYVATEIGANFFPGDHENLGALLGFAVSFVLRPIGGIVWGPLGDKLGRSTVLATTILLMSSATFCVGLVPSYDTIGIWAPIILILLRIVQGFSTGGEYGGAATFMAEYSPDKRRGFWGSFLEFGTLAGFSAGLIVVGGLRLWIGDDAMEDWGWRIPFFIAGPLGAIGLYLRIKMEDTPVFRDLEEKGEVEHEATGALKDLLAQYWKPILQLFGLVIALNVANYTLLAYMPTYLPDTIGMDKGKAEFMVLIGQLCMMLVIPFAGSLSDRIGRKPCWWYSLVGLFVLALPMFWLMAQNLALAIVGFTVLGVVYVLQLGTISATFPAMFPTHVRYAGMAISYNVATAAFGGTAPLVNEALIDATGNSYIPAFYMMGACVIGMIGLYYVVETKGASLQGRGVPGVPATPPGPLPGDRTADA; this is encoded by the coding sequence ATGGCCTCCACCGGACCGGACGAAGCGACGGGGAATGCGCAGGAAGACGTGCCCCCGGGCGTCCTCAAGCGCGCCGTTGCCGCCTCTGCGATGGGCAACGCGACCGAGTGGTTCGACTACGGTGTATACGCCTACGTTGCTACCGAGATCGGCGCCAACTTCTTCCCGGGCGACCATGAGAACCTTGGCGCGTTGCTCGGTTTCGCCGTTTCCTTTGTGTTGCGCCCGATCGGCGGGATCGTCTGGGGTCCGCTCGGCGACAAGCTCGGTCGATCGACCGTGCTCGCGACGACGATCCTGTTGATGAGCTCCGCGACGTTCTGTGTCGGCCTCGTACCGAGTTACGACACGATCGGTATCTGGGCACCGATCATCCTGATTCTGCTCCGAATCGTCCAAGGGTTCTCCACCGGCGGCGAGTACGGAGGCGCGGCGACGTTCATGGCGGAGTACTCGCCGGACAAGCGGCGGGGGTTCTGGGGCAGCTTCCTCGAGTTCGGAACCCTTGCGGGGTTCTCGGCAGGATTGATCGTTGTCGGTGGCCTGCGCCTCTGGATCGGCGACGACGCTATGGAGGACTGGGGATGGCGTATCCCCTTCTTCATCGCTGGTCCGCTCGGAGCGATCGGCCTCTATCTACGGATCAAGATGGAGGACACCCCGGTCTTCCGCGACCTCGAGGAGAAGGGCGAGGTCGAGCACGAGGCAACCGGCGCCCTGAAGGACCTGCTGGCGCAGTACTGGAAGCCGATTCTCCAGCTCTTCGGGCTGGTCATCGCGCTCAACGTCGCGAACTACACATTGCTGGCGTACATGCCGACCTATCTCCCGGACACCATCGGCATGGACAAAGGCAAGGCCGAGTTCATGGTGCTCATCGGGCAACTCTGCATGATGCTGGTCATCCCCTTCGCAGGGTCCCTTTCCGACCGGATCGGACGAAAGCCATGCTGGTGGTACTCGCTGGTCGGGCTGTTCGTTCTCGCGCTCCCGATGTTCTGGCTGATGGCCCAGAACCTGGCACTCGCGATCGTTGGGTTCACGGTGCTGGGTGTCGTGTACGTACTGCAACTCGGCACCATCTCGGCGACGTTCCCGGCAATGTTCCCGACGCACGTGCGCTATGCGGGTATGGCGATCTCGTACAACGTCGCGACGGCCGCGTTCGGAGGCACAGCCCCACTGGTGAATGAGGCCCTCATCGATGCGACCGGAAACTCCTATATCCCGGCGTTCTACATGATGGGTGCATGTGTCATCGGGATGATCGGGCTGTACTACGTCGTTGAGACGAAGGGCGCGTCTCTCCAGGGACGAGGCGTACCCGGGGTCCCGGCGACGCCGCCCGGGCCACTCCCTGGCGACCGCACCGCCGACGCCTGA
- a CDS encoding aspartate aminotransferase family protein, whose product MAELSQILKQATGVVVERGEGVHLFDEDGRRFLDFTAGIGVTSTGHCHPRVVAAAQEQVAKVIHAQYTTVMHRPLLTLTERLSEVLPSGLERVFFSNSGSEAIEAALRLTRQATGRPNIIVFHGGFHGRTVAAASLTTSGTKFRAGFSPLMSGVHVSPFPDPTHFGWTQDEATDFALKQLDYTLQTMSSPQDTAAFLVEPVLGEGGYVPANERFLAGLRERADKHGILLVLDEVQTGWGRTGKFWGLDHFNAKPDVLVTAKGIASGFPLSAIAASPELMAKAWPGSQGGTYGANAVACAAALATLDVIEEEKLVQNAADRGDELRSALSAVAAKHDQITDVRGLGLMLGNEFRDADGNPDGATAAAAQQEAAKRGLLLLTCGAWGQVVRFIPALVVETANVDEAAGLWGEAVDAVVG is encoded by the coding sequence GTGGCCGAACTGTCCCAGATACTCAAGCAAGCGACCGGCGTCGTCGTCGAGCGCGGCGAGGGCGTCCACCTTTTCGACGAGGACGGACGCCGCTTTCTCGACTTCACCGCCGGTATCGGAGTCACCAGCACCGGGCACTGCCATCCGCGCGTCGTCGCGGCCGCGCAGGAACAGGTCGCGAAGGTGATCCATGCGCAGTACACCACGGTGATGCACCGGCCGCTGCTCACGCTCACCGAGCGGCTCAGCGAGGTGCTCCCGTCCGGGCTCGAGCGGGTGTTCTTCTCCAACTCCGGCTCCGAAGCGATCGAAGCCGCGCTCCGCCTGACCCGGCAGGCCACCGGCCGCCCGAACATCATCGTCTTCCATGGCGGCTTCCACGGGCGTACGGTCGCCGCCGCGTCGCTCACGACGTCGGGTACGAAGTTCCGCGCGGGCTTCAGCCCGCTGATGTCCGGCGTGCACGTCTCGCCGTTCCCCGACCCGACCCACTTCGGCTGGACGCAGGACGAGGCGACCGACTTCGCGCTCAAGCAGCTCGACTACACCCTGCAGACCATGTCGTCGCCGCAGGACACCGCGGCGTTCCTGGTCGAGCCGGTCCTCGGCGAGGGCGGCTACGTACCTGCCAACGAGCGCTTCCTCGCCGGCCTGCGCGAGCGCGCCGACAAGCACGGCATCCTGCTCGTCCTCGACGAGGTGCAGACCGGCTGGGGCCGCACGGGCAAGTTCTGGGGCCTCGACCACTTCAACGCCAAGCCCGATGTGCTCGTCACGGCCAAGGGCATCGCGTCCGGTTTCCCCCTGTCGGCGATCGCGGCGTCTCCGGAGCTGATGGCGAAGGCGTGGCCGGGCTCGCAGGGCGGCACGTACGGCGCGAACGCCGTCGCCTGCGCCGCCGCCCTCGCCACCCTCGACGTGATCGAGGAGGAGAAGCTCGTGCAGAACGCCGCCGACCGCGGCGACGAGCTGCGCTCGGCGCTGTCCGCGGTCGCGGCCAAGCACGACCAGATCACCGACGTACGCGGGCTCGGGCTGATGCTCGGCAACGAGTTCCGTGACGCCGACGGCAACCCCGACGGCGCGACCGCTGCGGCCGCGCAGCAGGAGGCCGCCAAGCGCGGACTGCTGCTGCTCACCTGCGGCGCCTGGGGTCAGGTCGTCCGGTTCATCCCGGCGCTCGTGGTCGAGACCGCGAACGTCGACGAGGCCGCCGGCCTCTGGGGCGAGGCGGTCGACGCCGTCGTCGGCTGA
- a CDS encoding NAD-dependent succinate-semialdehyde dehydrogenase, which produces MTDNDARSTTAGSAEAVIASVPKQLYVGGEWRAAQGGATFDVLDPSTGDVLCAVADATPADGRAALDAAVGAQASFAAVPPRQRADMLTKAFDLLHERIDDLARLMTLEMGKPLAEAKGEIAYAAEFFRHFAAEAVRIDGGYQTAPAGGSRFLVAKQPVGPCLLITPWNFPMAMGTRKLGPAIAAGCTSVIKPAHQTPLSMLALVDILREAGVPDGVVNVVQTSDPNGVMEPLIRSGEARKLSFTGSTKVGRILLEQCADKVLRTSMELGGNAPFVVFEDADLDEAVEGAVAAKMRNMGEACTAANRIYVHESVIEEFGDKLAKAMAAMPVGRGLDDGTRVGPLIDDAALRKVSELVEDAVERGASVLTGGEPGQGAGYFYPPTVLTGVPETATMASEEIFGPVAPLTSFSTEDEAIAAANNTEYGLVSYVYTNDLRRSLRVAEALETGMVGLNQGVVSNPAAPFGGVKMSGLGREGGSTGIDEFLEIKYIGITT; this is translated from the coding sequence ATGACCGACAACGACGCCCGCAGCACGACCGCCGGCTCCGCCGAGGCGGTGATCGCATCCGTGCCGAAGCAGCTGTACGTAGGGGGTGAGTGGCGTGCGGCGCAGGGCGGCGCAACGTTCGACGTACTCGACCCGTCCACGGGTGATGTGCTGTGTGCCGTGGCCGATGCGACGCCGGCCGACGGTCGCGCCGCGCTGGACGCCGCCGTCGGAGCGCAGGCGTCGTTCGCCGCGGTCCCGCCGCGCCAGCGCGCCGACATGCTCACCAAGGCGTTCGACCTCCTGCACGAGCGCATCGACGACCTCGCCCGGCTGATGACCCTCGAGATGGGCAAGCCTCTTGCCGAGGCGAAGGGTGAGATCGCCTACGCCGCGGAGTTCTTCCGGCATTTCGCCGCGGAGGCCGTACGTATCGACGGCGGCTACCAGACGGCACCTGCGGGTGGGTCCCGGTTCCTGGTCGCCAAACAGCCGGTCGGCCCGTGCCTGCTGATCACGCCGTGGAACTTCCCGATGGCGATGGGTACGCGCAAGCTCGGCCCCGCGATCGCGGCCGGTTGTACGTCGGTGATCAAGCCCGCGCACCAGACCCCGTTGTCGATGCTGGCCCTGGTCGACATCCTCCGCGAGGCCGGCGTACCCGACGGCGTCGTCAACGTCGTGCAGACCAGCGACCCCAACGGCGTGATGGAGCCGCTGATCCGCTCCGGTGAGGCCCGCAAGCTGTCGTTCACCGGTTCGACTAAGGTCGGCCGGATCCTGCTCGAGCAGTGCGCCGACAAGGTCCTTCGTACGTCGATGGAGCTCGGTGGCAATGCGCCGTTCGTCGTGTTCGAGGACGCCGACCTCGACGAGGCGGTCGAGGGCGCGGTCGCCGCGAAGATGCGCAACATGGGCGAGGCGTGCACCGCCGCCAACCGGATCTACGTACACGAGAGCGTGATCGAGGAGTTCGGCGACAAGCTTGCGAAGGCGATGGCCGCGATGCCGGTCGGGCGCGGACTCGACGACGGTACGCGTGTGGGTCCGTTGATCGACGACGCGGCGCTGCGCAAGGTCTCCGAGCTGGTCGAGGACGCCGTTGAGCGGGGCGCGAGCGTGCTCACCGGTGGCGAGCCCGGGCAGGGCGCCGGATACTTCTACCCGCCGACGGTGCTCACCGGCGTACCCGAGACGGCCACGATGGCGAGCGAGGAGATCTTCGGCCCGGTCGCGCCGCTCACGTCGTTCTCCACCGAGGACGAGGCGATCGCGGCCGCCAACAACACCGAGTACGGCCTGGTTTCGTACGTCTACACCAACGACCTGCGGCGCTCGCTGCGCGTCGCGGAGGCGCTCGAGACCGGCATGGTCGGGCTCAACCAGGGCGTCGTGTCGAACCCCGCAGCGCCGTTCGGCGGCGTGAAGATGTCGGGTCTCGGCCGCGAGGGCGGGTCGACGGGCATCGACGAGTTCCTCGAGATCAAGTACATCGGCATCACCACCTGA
- a CDS encoding arylsulfatase: MTDLDRTAHDRTRLPLDVRSATRDAATGAATQSPPQPVVPVRPPAGAPNVVIVLVDDMGFGASSAYGGPCEMPTAERLAGGGLRYSRFHVTALCSPTRQALMTGRNHHSVGMGVTSEMATPQAGYTGYRPPSAATIAQTLSGNGYSTAAFGKWHQTPPAEVNPSGPFTRWPTGEGFDAFYGFMACEMNHWYPQLYDGTTPVETDRTPEDGYHLSEDLVDHAIDWVNTHQSLTPDKPFFTYLALGATHAPFHVAPEWTRKYAGRFAAGWDAQREQTLVRQKELRLVPESAELAPWAAGVPHWDELDEAERRVAARFMETYAGFAEHADAQVGRFVDALEGVGVLEDTLFVYLLGDNGASGEGGIEGTFREHLVGHGLADDTAYMDAHLDQLGDPSTYPIYPVGWALAMNTPYQWTKQVASHYGGTRDGMIVHWGSGIEARGEIRHQWHHVIDVLPTVLDAAGVPQPAYVNGFAQQPIEGVSMRYSFDDPSAPDRRTTQYFEMVGNRGIYHEGWTAVTRHGVPWQMVPEGDRPFDDDVWELYDTTTDWTQAYDLAADRPDKLRELQELFVVEAERYNVFPLDDRVTERENPQIAGRLDLHHGRTSIALGAGAGRLSEDAAPNVKNRSHAVIVDLECGDSPDGVLVAQGGRFGGWSLYCRGGLLTYAYNCYGRDRTLVRATKPLTSGQHEVAMRFAYDGGPPGSGGVVRLEIDGEVVGEGRVERTTAYYFSFDETLNVGVDRGTPVSEEYAPGTNAFTDTIHRVRFDLDADGAGPTNAERMRTRLAHH, from the coding sequence GTGACCGATCTCGACCGCACCGCCCACGACCGGACCAGGCTCCCGCTCGACGTACGCTCTGCGACCCGTGACGCCGCCACCGGCGCCGCGACGCAGAGCCCGCCGCAGCCGGTCGTCCCGGTACGCCCGCCCGCCGGTGCGCCGAATGTCGTGATCGTGCTGGTCGATGACATGGGCTTCGGCGCGTCGAGTGCGTACGGCGGGCCGTGTGAGATGCCGACGGCCGAGCGTCTCGCCGGGGGCGGCTTGCGCTACAGCCGCTTCCACGTGACCGCACTGTGCTCGCCGACCCGGCAGGCCCTGATGACGGGACGCAACCATCACTCGGTCGGCATGGGCGTCACCTCGGAGATGGCGACCCCGCAGGCCGGGTACACCGGCTACCGGCCGCCGAGCGCCGCGACCATCGCGCAGACCCTGTCCGGCAACGGCTACAGCACGGCTGCGTTCGGCAAGTGGCACCAGACGCCGCCTGCCGAGGTGAATCCGTCAGGTCCCTTCACCCGTTGGCCGACGGGCGAGGGGTTCGATGCGTTCTACGGGTTCATGGCATGCGAGATGAACCACTGGTACCCGCAGCTGTACGACGGCACCACACCGGTCGAGACCGACCGCACGCCCGAAGACGGCTACCACCTGTCCGAGGACCTCGTCGACCACGCGATCGACTGGGTCAACACCCACCAGTCGCTCACGCCCGACAAGCCGTTCTTCACCTACCTCGCGTTGGGCGCGACCCATGCGCCGTTCCACGTCGCACCGGAGTGGACACGCAAGTATGCCGGCCGGTTCGCCGCCGGCTGGGATGCGCAACGCGAGCAGACCCTCGTACGCCAGAAGGAGCTGCGCCTCGTACCCGAGTCCGCCGAGCTCGCGCCATGGGCCGCCGGCGTACCGCACTGGGACGAGCTCGATGAGGCGGAGCGGCGCGTTGCCGCGCGGTTCATGGAGACGTACGCCGGATTCGCCGAGCACGCCGACGCACAGGTCGGCCGGTTCGTCGATGCTCTGGAAGGCGTGGGCGTACTCGAAGACACCTTGTTCGTCTACCTCCTGGGCGACAACGGCGCCTCGGGCGAGGGCGGCATCGAGGGCACGTTCCGCGAGCACCTGGTGGGTCATGGCCTCGCCGACGACACGGCGTACATGGACGCTCATCTCGACCAGCTCGGCGACCCTTCGACGTACCCGATCTACCCGGTCGGCTGGGCGCTAGCGATGAACACGCCGTACCAGTGGACGAAGCAGGTCGCCTCGCACTACGGCGGTACGCGCGACGGGATGATCGTGCACTGGGGGAGCGGGATCGAGGCGCGTGGCGAGATCAGACACCAGTGGCACCACGTGATCGACGTACTTCCGACGGTGCTCGACGCGGCGGGAGTTCCGCAACCGGCGTACGTCAACGGCTTTGCCCAGCAGCCGATCGAGGGCGTCAGCATGCGCTACTCGTTCGACGACCCGAGCGCGCCCGACCGGCGTACGACGCAGTACTTCGAGATGGTCGGCAACCGCGGTATCTACCACGAGGGTTGGACTGCGGTGACCCGCCACGGTGTGCCGTGGCAGATGGTGCCCGAGGGCGACCGGCCGTTCGACGACGACGTGTGGGAGCTGTACGACACGACGACCGACTGGACGCAGGCGTACGACCTCGCCGCCGACCGCCCCGACAAACTGCGCGAGCTCCAGGAGCTGTTCGTCGTCGAGGCCGAGCGGTACAACGTGTTCCCGCTTGACGATCGGGTGACCGAACGAGAGAACCCGCAGATCGCCGGGCGCCTCGACCTGCACCACGGGCGTACGTCGATCGCCCTGGGTGCTGGCGCTGGTCGACTGTCGGAGGACGCAGCGCCGAACGTCAAGAACCGCTCGCATGCGGTCATCGTCGACCTCGAGTGTGGGGACTCGCCCGACGGTGTGCTGGTCGCTCAGGGCGGGCGCTTCGGCGGGTGGTCGCTGTACTGCCGCGGCGGCCTCCTCACGTACGCGTACAACTGCTACGGCCGCGATCGGACTCTCGTGCGTGCGACCAAGCCGTTGACGTCGGGGCAGCACGAGGTCGCGATGCGGTTCGCGTACGACGGCGGGCCGCCCGGGAGCGGAGGAGTCGTACGCCTGGAGATCGACGGCGAGGTCGTCGGCGAGGGGCGGGTCGAGCGCACGACCGCGTACTACTTCAGCTTCGACGAGACGCTCAACGTCGGTGTCGACCGCGGTACGCCGGTTTCCGAGGAGTACGCGCCGGGCACCAACGCGTTCACCGACACGATCCATCGCGTGCGGTTCGACCTCGACGCCGACGGCGCCGGGCCCACCAACGCCGAGCGCATGCGGACGCGCCTCGCCCACCACTAA
- a CDS encoding HepT-like ribonuclease domain-containing protein, which produces MNVSGAPTGSHPDNRTERILTDMLTFADEIDAYVISLGEQNFHDHRQTQLVAEALLHRIGEAVSRLDADFIAINPEVEWLKMKRMRNVVAHEYGFIDYRIVWRALTDALPRDVAEIRRILGRREEPFNSS; this is translated from the coding sequence ATGAACGTCTCGGGTGCACCGACCGGCTCGCACCCCGACAACCGGACGGAGCGCATTCTCACCGACATGCTCACCTTCGCCGATGAGATCGACGCGTACGTGATCTCGCTGGGGGAGCAGAACTTTCACGACCACCGGCAGACACAGCTGGTCGCCGAGGCATTGCTGCACCGGATCGGAGAAGCAGTCTCCCGCCTCGACGCCGACTTCATCGCAATCAACCCAGAGGTCGAATGGCTGAAGATGAAACGAATGCGGAATGTCGTTGCACACGAGTACGGGTTCATCGACTACCGCATCGTCTGGCGCGCCCTCACCGATGCCCTTCCGCGCGATGTGGCTGAGATTCGGCGCATCCTCGGTCGGCGTGAGGAACCCTTCAACTCATCGTGA
- a CDS encoding XRE family transcriptional regulator, translated as MDVRQLRLRAGLSQRRLADLTGIAQPNISAYESGRLTPSPTTLARIETATRVRPSVLLAQMREQILAIAARHHASNVRVFGSSATGADTTSSDLDLLVHFSDEASLYDQIGFTEDLEAILGIRVDVISDGAVGVDQIDRPVAV; from the coding sequence ATGGACGTACGACAGTTGCGGCTCCGTGCTGGCCTGTCTCAGCGCCGGCTCGCCGACCTGACCGGAATCGCCCAGCCCAATATCTCGGCATACGAATCCGGCAGGCTCACCCCGAGCCCGACCACTCTCGCGCGAATCGAGACAGCAACTCGAGTGCGTCCCTCCGTGCTGCTCGCACAGATGCGCGAGCAGATCCTGGCCATCGCCGCGCGGCACCACGCGAGCAACGTCCGGGTCTTCGGGTCGTCCGCGACGGGCGCAGACACCACATCGTCGGACCTGGACCTCTTGGTCCACTTCTCCGACGAGGCGAGCCTGTACGACCAGATCGGATTCACCGAGGATCTAGAGGCCATACTCGGGATCCGCGTCGATGTCATCTCAGACGGCGCAGTCGGCGTCGATCAGATCGACCGACCCGTGGCCGTATGA
- a CDS encoding GntR family transcriptional regulator, with protein MPSTRRHLEPVVRESTPSIIAAKLRDAIRGGELPAGAQLGEAELARELGVSRGPLREGMQRLTQEGLLVSIPNRGLFVVEMTEADVRDMYVARSAVERAAAAQVFDHDPTKTAGDLRKIADRMSAASDRERSDQVGESDLDFHDCLVAGAHSPRLSRMHDTLLTETRMCINALGSTYPAPDIRVPEHQAIADAFAADDPALVDRLLVAHMDDAVERLSTVVPRGEE; from the coding sequence GTGCCGTCTACCCGCCGCCATCTCGAGCCCGTCGTACGCGAATCGACGCCGAGCATCATCGCAGCCAAGCTGCGCGATGCCATCCGGGGCGGCGAGCTCCCCGCGGGAGCCCAGCTCGGCGAGGCAGAGCTCGCCCGCGAGCTCGGCGTGAGCCGGGGTCCGCTGCGCGAAGGGATGCAGCGACTCACCCAGGAAGGACTCCTGGTCTCGATCCCCAACCGCGGGTTGTTCGTGGTCGAGATGACCGAGGCCGACGTACGCGATATGTACGTCGCGCGTAGTGCGGTCGAGCGGGCCGCGGCGGCGCAGGTGTTCGACCACGACCCGACCAAGACCGCCGGCGACCTGCGCAAGATCGCCGACCGGATGTCGGCCGCCTCCGATCGCGAACGCTCAGACCAGGTTGGCGAATCGGACCTCGACTTCCACGACTGTCTGGTTGCCGGCGCGCATAGTCCACGCCTGTCGCGGATGCACGACACGCTGCTGACCGAGACCCGCATGTGCATCAACGCGCTCGGCAGCACGTACCCCGCACCGGACATTCGCGTACCCGAGCACCAGGCGATCGCCGATGCCTTCGCAGCGGACGATCCGGCGCTCGTCGACCGGCTGCTCGTCGCGCACATGGACGACGCCGTCGAGAGGCTGTCGACCGTCGTACCCCGCGGCGAGGAGTGA